A section of the Pediococcus inopinatus genome encodes:
- a CDS encoding ISL3 family transposase → MCYDLIAKTNRKEEIQMSLTNSILCLFEITDPNLIVTGISKERCSTNQRIHVVHATLSYQLLKCPHCGHKSLIKNGTHMSHLRLGTLSGGRYEMHLKRQRYQCKDCSKTCGAKTKLVNRNETFTHNIKHQVIVLARDMLTSKEIAKLCGISPSSVQRILNANIHLAYRVKHLPENLCFDEFRSCNHCMSFNCCDAVSHRRIVTLKDRLSKDIIDYFEARFSVQERAQVQSVTIDMNAEYVSFIHRLFPNAATIIDRFHIIQLAGRALDNERTQTIRTIQDKHSRIYHILKSQWRLFHLDEIKVNDSKAVYLRGINEYMTQQNAIDLALDAFPRFRSVYQTYQGILSAIHQKDANAFQSLLTNYQPTSNQMDITINTFIKNGSALLNSCRYPFSNGPIEGLNRKIKALKRNCFGFRNIDNFFIRISLIHE, encoded by the coding sequence TCAGATGTCCCTAACTAATTCTATCTTATGCTTATTCGAAATAACAGACCCAAACTTAATTGTCACTGGTATTTCTAAAGAACGGTGTTCCACAAACCAACGTATTCATGTCGTCCATGCAACTTTGTCTTATCAACTTTTAAAGTGCCCACATTGTGGCCATAAAAGCTTAATTAAAAACGGAACTCACATGAGTCACCTGCGTTTAGGAACCTTATCCGGTGGTCGTTACGAAATGCATTTAAAACGTCAAAGATACCAATGTAAAGATTGTTCAAAAACCTGTGGTGCTAAAACTAAGTTGGTTAATCGTAACGAAACTTTCACACATAATATCAAACATCAAGTGATCGTTTTGGCACGCGATATGTTGACGAGTAAAGAAATTGCTAAACTTTGTGGAATTTCGCCAAGCAGTGTTCAACGAATCCTAAATGCCAATATTCACTTAGCCTATCGTGTTAAACATCTCCCAGAGAATCTTTGCTTTGATGAATTTCGTTCCTGTAATCACTGTATGTCCTTTAATTGTTGCGATGCCGTTAGTCATCGCCGAATTGTTACTTTAAAAGATCGGCTAAGTAAAGATATCATTGACTACTTTGAAGCTCGTTTTTCGGTTCAAGAACGTGCCCAAGTTCAATCAGTGACGATTGACATGAATGCTGAATATGTCAGCTTCATTCATCGCTTATTTCCCAATGCGGCCACGATTATCGATCGTTTCCATATTATTCAACTGGCTGGGCGTGCCTTAGATAATGAACGCACGCAGACCATTCGTACTATCCAAGATAAGCATTCACGAATTTATCATATTTTAAAATCTCAATGGCGTTTATTTCATCTTGATGAAATAAAAGTTAATGATTCTAAGGCTGTTTATTTACGCGGAATTAACGAGTATATGACGCAACAAAACGCCATTGATTTAGCTCTAGACGCTTTTCCCAGATTTAGATCTGTGTATCAAACCTATCAAGGTATCTTAAGTGCCATACACCAAAAGGATGCTAATGCGTTCCAATCCTTACTTACTAACTACCAACCCACTAGTAATCAAATGGACATAACGATCAACACGTTTATCAAAAATGGTTCAGCCCTTCTAAACAGTTGTCGTTATCCATTTTCCAACGGTCCAATTGAAGGACTTAATCGTAAAATCAAGGCATTAAAGCGTAACTGTTTTG